A DNA window from Methanobacterium sp. contains the following coding sequences:
- a CDS encoding oligosaccharide flippase family protein translates to MDQYKLFLQRMGLIGTSTFLVTITGIMLLPILTQNLSIQDYGVWTQFQITITIIPAIAILGLPYTMVRFLSASKSRTEIQEAFYSILFTVIFASIIGAVALYILVVPISHVLFNGNVGVGLILPLTVIMSALQLVFVDYFRASNQMTKYAVFTTLQAYMVVIFALLLVLMGRGVVGAVTGILITQTLISLIMFTFVLKQIGFKIPRFHNLRQYLTFGLPTIPSNASFWVLDASDRYIIGIVLGITSVGYYSAGYTISSLLTILTSPIYTVLLPILSQFYAERKIRETRFLLNYAIKLYLIVAVPAVIGLSILARPLLYILSTPTLANQGYLITPILATGGLFFGLYCIITQIIVMERKTKITGNIWAISAILNIILDVTFGYFLGIIGIAIITLLLYLTAFLITVYYSLNYIRCDFYVKFAKKTIYAAFFMALSLILLNPYGPVNIVLSGLFSFALYIFVLWLLKGIKTDEIKFFTGMIKESLVNVYCALRGL, encoded by the coding sequence TTGGATCAGTACAAATTGTTTTTACAGAGAATGGGTCTAATTGGAACGTCAACTTTTTTGGTAACTATAACTGGGATTATGCTCCTGCCTATTTTAACTCAAAACCTTTCTATTCAAGATTATGGTGTATGGACTCAGTTTCAGATCACAATTACGATTATTCCTGCTATTGCAATATTGGGGCTGCCCTATACAATGGTAAGATTTTTATCTGCTTCCAAAAGTAGGACTGAAATACAAGAAGCGTTCTATTCAATTTTATTTACAGTTATATTTGCCAGTATAATTGGTGCTGTTGCATTGTATATTTTGGTAGTGCCTATTTCACATGTACTTTTTAATGGAAATGTAGGGGTAGGCTTGATTCTTCCACTTACTGTAATTATGTCCGCGCTGCAGCTTGTTTTTGTTGATTATTTCAGAGCGTCTAACCAGATGACAAAGTATGCTGTTTTCACAACTCTGCAGGCGTACATGGTGGTTATTTTTGCATTATTACTTGTATTGATGGGAAGGGGAGTAGTGGGGGCTGTTACAGGAATCTTAATAACTCAAACTTTAATTTCTTTAATAATGTTTACATTTGTGCTTAAACAGATTGGATTTAAAATTCCAAGGTTCCATAATTTAAGGCAGTACCTGACATTTGGATTACCTACCATTCCAAGTAATGCATCTTTTTGGGTGTTAGATGCAAGTGATCGTTATATAATAGGGATAGTACTTGGTATAACTTCGGTTGGTTACTATTCTGCAGGTTATACAATAAGTTCTTTGCTTACTATCCTCACATCACCAATTTATACGGTTCTACTTCCTATTTTATCTCAGTTTTATGCTGAAAGAAAAATCAGAGAAACTAGATTTCTTTTAAATTATGCTATTAAATTGTATTTAATAGTGGCTGTACCTGCTGTAATTGGATTATCTATTCTGGCTCGACCTTTACTGTATATATTATCCACTCCAACTTTGGCTAACCAGGGATATCTTATAACTCCAATTCTAGCTACTGGTGGATTATTCTTTGGTCTTTATTGTATTATAACTCAAATAATAGTTATGGAAAGGAAAACAAAGATCACGGGTAATATATGGGCTATTTCTGCAATATTAAATATTATTCTGGATGTAACGTTTGGATACTTCCTTGGAATTATTGGTATAGCAATTATAACACTGCTTCTTTATCTAACGGCCTTTTTAATTACAGTTTATTATTCTCTGAACTATATAAGGTGCGATTTCTACGTAAAATTTGCAAAAAAAACTATATACGCCGCATTTTTCATGGCTCTATCCCTCATTCTTCTGAATCCATATGGCCCAGTTAATATAGTACTGTCTGGACTATTTTCATTTGC
- a CDS encoding acylphosphatase, whose protein sequence is MVSAHVFITGKVQGAYFRYRTRDEAKKHGVTGWVRNIPDGRVEAVFNGNKENVNKLIDFAGKWPSGARVLNVDVNWQDYNEEFGDFEVEENLNPSKPMVLGLLKIVDFQCAKHEMFESHKNIVFASFDWDFRKYYVFSNLWKSLISNAQTLRV, encoded by the coding sequence ATGGTTAGCGCTCATGTATTTATAACTGGAAAAGTACAGGGAGCCTATTTTAGATATAGAACAAGAGATGAAGCTAAAAAGCATGGAGTAACTGGTTGGGTCCGTAATATTCCTGATGGCAGGGTTGAAGCCGTTTTTAATGGAAATAAGGAGAATGTTAATAAGCTTATTGATTTTGCTGGTAAATGGCCTTCAGGAGCTAGAGTGTTGAATGTTGATGTAAACTGGCAGGATTATAATGAAGAGTTTGGAGATTTTGAGGTTGAAGAAAATCTCAATCCCTCAAAACCTATGGTTTTGGGGCTTTTGAAAATCGTAGATTTTCAATGCGCCAAACATGAAATGTTTGAGAGCCACAAAAACATAGTTTTTGCGAGCTTTGATTGGGATTTTAGAAAATACTACGTATTTTCTAACCTTTGGAAATCTTTGATTTCCAATGCTCAAACGCTTCGCGTTTGA